The genome window TCCCGTTCGCTCGAATCGCGGGAGGAGCTCGAGGAGGAGCGCCGCCTCTTCTACGTGGGGCTGACGCGCGCCCGGGAGAAGGCGTTCCTGTCGCTGGCGCGCCGCAGGAACCTCTTCGGCTCCTTCCGGGACGCGATCCCGTCCCGGTTCCTGTACGATCTGCCCTCGTCGCTGGTGAAGTGGGAGGGGGCCCCGATGACGGCGCCCCGCGAGCCTGCGCGATCCCCGGAGCCGCGTTACGTCCGGGAGGAGCCGCCCGCGATGGCGGCGCGGCCCCGCAGGGTGCGGCACCCGGTCTTCGGCGAAGGGAAGATCGAGGCGGTCGAGGGGGACGGGGCCGACCGAAAAATCATCGCCCGGTTCCCCGTGTACGGTCTGAAGAAGATCCTGGTCCGCGCCGTTGCGATGGAGTTTCTCGACTGACTGTCCCGCGTGACGAAAAATCGTCAGGAGCCGATGAACAGCTCGAACTCGCCGTCCCTTTCCCCGCCGCGCGGGCGGGAATACGGGAATTCGACCGCAGCCTGCCTGCGCCGCAGAACGGCATAAAGAAACGTCGCCGCCCCCAGCGCCAGCATGGCGATCAGCGTCAACTCGTTTTTCTTCACGTGACCTCTCTCCCCGCCGGGATTCCGCGCCCGGCCGCGCTTCCGATTATTTCATTTTATGGAATTGCGCAGCCGGGGCCAAGCGCTATCAGACGGCGGGGTTGCGCCTCCCGGAAGAAACGTGGTACTCCTTAAGACGTTCCGGGAAAAAAGGCGGAAACTCCGCCGGGTTTGAGGAATCCTAAGGGGTACGATGGATGCCCGAGGAACGCTGGAAGGAAGACGAGGAGCTGCTGGATCGGCTGCGCCGGGGCGCGCCGGGCGCGGTGGAGGAGCTCCTTCGCATGTATCAGGGAAAGATCTTCAACCTCGCCATGTCGATCCTGAAGAACGAGAGCGACGCGGAGGAAGCCACCCAGGACGTATTCATGACCGTCATCCGGAAGGTCAACACGTTCAAGGGGAATTCCGCCTTCTACTCCTGGATGTACCGGATCTGCGTCAACACCTGCCTGATGCGTCTCCGCGGCAAGCGGCGCAACGACACCGTCGCCATCGAGGACTTCATGCCCGTGTTCACCGAGGAAGGG of Thermodesulfobacteriota bacterium contains these proteins:
- a CDS encoding sigma-70 family RNA polymerase sigma factor: MPEERWKEDEELLDRLRRGAPGAVEELLRMYQGKIFNLAMSILKNESDAEEATQDVFMTVIRKVNTFKGNSAFYSWMYRICVNTCLMRLRGKRRNDTVAIEDFMPVFTEEGVHASPMDDWSKEVERKALNEELGNMIRKFTEELSEKYRVVFVLSDVEGLSNEETAKILGMTVPAVKSRLHRARLFLRGQLERYLREGKAD